CAGTGTGTGTTGGCAAACTTGAGTGGAAATGCTTCAAAGTGGACACCTCACaggtgaatttttaatttttgtgtgtgttttccccCCGCGTTTTTTTGGGAGTGTTTTTATTGAACCCTCAGGCTCGTCAAGTCACTTGGCTCATCATCCAATaacacggaagaaaaaaatgaattaattattaaaaaatgtaaaaaaaaaagaaaaaaaatattcgaattttttaaaaatgttttgccgcccaatttttgtttttcgaacttttttttcaatttcacaaaatttagaaatcatcatccaatttttccaattaaCACGAAACTTCATAAGAGTGCCATTATATTCGTCATTTGCCCTTGATTTCACACTCCACgtgtttttgtgttattttttgtagAATGTGTGAgcgagtttgtttttgttttgattcaacaacaaaaatgaatgaattaattgaatcgttttttttttatcttgggAGGGTGTCagtgttttgatttgtttttttaaacaaaaagaaaaaaatgggtttccTCAATGGCCGTTTTCTCTCTGTTCTTGATGAGCTcatgatttgaaaaaacaaaatctaataattaattaagaaagaaatgttccaAAAAGTGTCGTGTCGTCTGCAAAattgtcaacaacaacaaaactatAATACATTTTGTgccttgtaaaaaaattaccatctaattgttttctttcaacctCCCCCATACAATTATTATCgcatttaaataatattggggtaaacaaatttaaaaaaaaaaataaaataaaaagaatggaagAGCTTATTATGGATGGAAAGGAAGCCGGACATGTTCCTCTTTTACACTGTCTGGATGTCCAGAAAGATTTTGGTCTGTGTGTGTCACTTGAATGTTTTCCGTTCCCTTTAGCCTTAACATTAtcgtaagaagaagaagaaggggggaggggatgAAACCATGTATGGACACACAATCATAATAATATTCCTAtgtcctcccccccccttcttatTATGCTGTGTCTCTACAGGGGCCCCACCCCAACCAGCACCGGTTCGATCAATAACACACCAGTCGCATTCACACAGCCCCCTATACACATCCACCACTACTAGCTCACATATAATACAGACACACAATGAATGCTTTTATAATTGAGCCAACGGGATTTTTGTTCTCGACTGGGATTTTTGATTGAACGGCCATCAAAATAGGAGCTAGCGAATCGATCGTAGGAATTAAAGAAGAcgaaatttctttgatttgacGCTGTCCATTAATAGACAAGTCAAGGCTGCGAGGCGTATTTTGGCTAGGAATTTCAAGGTCGCTACTCAAAGCAAATAGAAGAGATGTGTACAAACTAACCTGAGACGACCAAAGCTTCGTTCGGTCCAACCGTGTGGATGTTGCCCATGGTGATTAAAGATATTAGTAGCAGTCGGGTGGAGAAGAATCAAGTTgagaaaagaacaattttaGTTTTCCAAACCGGCCACTTGACACACTTGAAGGGAAGTTGGCGAATGAAAACGAGTGTGCTTGGCGAGACACAGGATgccgtgtatatatatatatttagtcCTGCAGGGTTTTTAATAGTTTCACTGATGGCACATGATGGTGCAACGATTAGACGACGCAGAGGAGATTTCAGCAATTCCTTCAAATAGAGCGCAACAATTTCCAGGTGTCACACACACGAGAAGAGAGATAACTGTTGTCTTCactcatacacacacacacacactcgtcaCTTTCGTTTTCTCTCACGTATGTATACGTTCCGTGGCTTGGTTGTTACTTATCTCTTTGCATTTTATTGACAGTGGCAGGCTGGCAGCAGATCTAAACAGACGCCAATGAATAGCAACGACATCTGGTGgttgatttggtttttcagacgccatctagcgctcgaTATTcacaactttttaaaaatcgcaCAAGTTTGATATCAGCAAACAGCTGACTGTTTAATTGTTTACTCATTCGGTTATATCACCAAATAACACGACGACAAACTTACCAAGTGGCTcactgaaaacattttttcggggggtgaaaatgtttgatttatttttctgccaCGTGTGCATGAATCAGGGACTCTCTCCCTACTGCGCCATCATCCTATCGCACGGCAGGTTTAAAGGCATTGAAATGAGTGACGTGTAATAAGTTGTACCAACCTTTTTGGGATTTTCATAAATTTCCCCCCACCACGTTTACTCAAAGTGGGCTCACTATTTaagtgaaatgaaaatgtcagCGCTTGAATTTTGTGTGCCGAGTCTATAAAATCTagaaaaggggagaaataTTCAGAGCTGAATTTAAGATAcaagattttttctcttttaaaaggGGCATCGTCCCAAATTTATTGCTGCATCATCGTCATCACCTCTAGCTAGCTGAGacttttttcttacattttttgAAGATGTGGTTCCATTATTTGCTTGGGGCTTGAAGCCTAGACTACTGCTgcacttttttaaatgtaaagaaaagtgAGAAAATGTAGTTTGTAACAATTGTGCAATAAATCATTTCGCTAAATTTGAGTATTTATTACTGCGGAAATGCCTTGCATAAAGGGTTGCCGAAACTTCTTTCTCAACCCTTCCTGAAAATCCATCATGGCCGACTCTGACCAATGACGTTCGAGATTTTGATTTAGAGGAAGGGTGACGAAAAAGTTACCCCCGGAAAAGGCTAAAAGGCATATAAGCAGACGTCGCTCTAAAATCAGTTGCAATCGTTCACGTGGCGAGGTTGGAGGCTGTATTGGTCCCTTTTTTCCCGATTTTCTTGCTTCTCAATCTTCTTTCcaatttaagttttaaaatatGGAAGACTCTTCTATTCAATCTTGCCAGCGCAGTGCTTCTGATCAGTTTGATATCGATATTGAAAATGCCTTTGCCAAAATCAGCATCATACCCAATTACCCTTTACTGAAAGAAATGTCTCCTAATAAGCCCAATATGCCGACAAGATACGAAACAGTTGGTACTGATCGGCCCATTCATATGTTCAATCAGATTGCACAAATTAGACAAGTGCAATTGCAATAAGCCTTCAATTCCTTGTTTTCGCAGGAATGTTGGACGGAGAGGTCAAATCGATCGAGAATCGTGCAAATCGACAAATAGAAAACTATTTTCGACTTCGTAATCTCAGCCATTGGAAATGGAATGACGAAATCCTACCAGACGTGTTAAAATGTGTTTATACCACAACCAACAAGGATTTTGCTACGTTTTTACCTGTCGAAACGAATATTTGGTGAGTgtacatttttatattgtttaaTGTCAATGTGTTGTTTGCCTAGAATTTTGGCAGTTatgcatgttttttttatatttaaatgaataggGTTAGTGGCTACTTTCTGCCATGcggattatttgttgtttgccGAGAAATTCGATTGGCTACCGACAGTGATATTAAGGCTTTGGCCTTTTATGGAATTCCGTGAAATATGTTTTTCCAAAGCTGCGAAATTCAGCTCAAGATGTGTGACAGATGCCGAAGAAGTGTTAagccttaattttttttaacgttcaGTTtttattgagtttttttttgtaatctgTCCACACCCGATTTATAATcagtaaaacaattgaatcacttccaaaaattatttatcatttttctacTAATGATACATTCTAACTAATGACTTAATACTTAATCTCTCATAGCACATAGCCATCACCAGTAACTCTTCCCCAAAGTTTTCTTcaccaaaaaatttttttaagaattcaaattactcaaaattgaaaatgggtTCCATTTGATGTCACACGGTGCTAGACTACTCATGGAAGATGCTGTCAACTCATATTTGATATGTGCAATGATGATCTCATTGTTAGAAGACACATGCAATTTACATTTTGTAAGGTGGTGCAAGGTGCAAGCATGCAGGTCTAATCAAATTTACTTGTTTTGCCTTAGTTTTGTTATCATGCTTTATTATCATACGTCATACTCAGTGACATGTGACCATTTGACTCAGTTTGTAAGCAATAATGTAATTTTGGAAAAACCTCTAGTAAATCGTCAGTTGATAACGGCCTGTCTGTCGGTAACGTTTATGATCAAGTGTCCTGCATTGCATTAACAAGAGGTTATTCCGGGGGTCTTGCTTTGGATTTTAAGTGGGGATGTAAGCTTCTCAACCTGATTGACTTAACATTACGTTTTGTTGTACTCCGGAGCGACCTCATTGAGTTGTAATTTTCAACTTTATGTAAGAAGTCACGATGGAATTAACAGTTTAAAGTAGCAGTGTTATCTAAAGTTGTATATTGTCgacaaattaattattttcttacaGATTTTGTGGAGTGCCCGTGCCCTGTAGCGTAACGTGTGATGTGTaaacagttttgtttttattcctaaaTGTTGATCTTTTCctaattaatttttagtttGTGTAACGATAGTATGTGACCTTTACGGTGGGACTAATTTCGATTTCTTACGTTCCATCATCGCTGTCGCAAGCTTCAAAATATCATCCCGAGAATGctggagaaaaacaagaatccATAATAATGAGTAAATAGCTGATGAATGTAATGATGCtactaaatttttaaagaattgtTTAATTGTAGGTGATC
This region of Daphnia pulex isolate KAP4 chromosome 9, ASM2113471v1 genomic DNA includes:
- the LOC124202230 gene encoding uncharacterized protein LOC124202230 yields the protein MEDSSIQSCQRSASDQFDIDIENAFAKISIIPNYPLLKEMSPNKPNMPTRYETVGMLDGEVKSIENRANRQIENYFRLRNLSHWKWNDEILPDVLKCVYTTTNKDFATFLPVETNIWVSGYFLPCGLFVVCREIRLATDSDIKALAFYGIP